One Armatimonadota bacterium DNA window includes the following coding sequences:
- the lpxA gene encoding acyl-ACP--UDP-N-acetylglucosamine O-acyltransferase, with the protein MPLIHPSAIVHQSAEIADDVKIGPNAIIGPNVSIGGGSVIEANVYIDENTILGEDNHVFMGSILGTPPQDRKYKAERTYLKIGSHNLIREYVTIHRASGDGESTEIGDNNFLMATVHVGHNAKLGNNIVISNGVGISGHSIVEDNVNFGGMTGVHQFVRVGKYAMIGGMSRITRDVPPFMIVGGNPAEVRGINAIGLRRAGLSQDARVALQTACRLLFKEDLNMRIAIDQIRATVTIYPEVEYLIEFMDKTHEGRMGRQLDRPPGK; encoded by the coding sequence ATGCCACTCATTCACCCCTCAGCAATCGTCCATCAAAGCGCCGAGATTGCCGACGACGTCAAGATCGGCCCTAACGCGATCATCGGGCCCAATGTTTCGATCGGCGGCGGCAGCGTGATCGAGGCCAACGTCTATATCGACGAGAACACGATCTTGGGCGAAGACAATCATGTCTTTATGGGCTCGATCTTGGGCACGCCGCCGCAGGATCGCAAGTACAAGGCCGAGCGGACGTACCTAAAGATCGGCAGCCACAACCTGATCCGCGAGTACGTTACGATCCACCGCGCCAGCGGAGACGGCGAGTCGACCGAAATTGGCGACAACAACTTCCTTATGGCGACCGTGCACGTGGGGCACAACGCCAAATTGGGAAACAACATCGTCATCTCGAACGGCGTGGGCATCAGCGGCCACAGTATCGTCGAGGACAACGTTAACTTTGGCGGCATGACGGGCGTGCATCAGTTCGTCCGCGTGGGCAAGTATGCGATGATCGGGGGCATGAGCCGCATAACGCGCGATGTGCCGCCCTTTATGATCGTGGGCGGCAATCCGGCAGAAGTGCGCGGAATCAATGCGATCGGGCTGCGCCGCGCAGGGCTGAGCCAGGATGCGCGGGTCGCGCTTCAGACGGCATGCCGGCTTCTGTTCAAAGAAGACTTGAACATGCGAATCGCCATCGATCAAATCAGGGCGACCGTAACGATCTATCCCGAGGTCGAGTATCTGATCGAGTTTATGGACAAGACGCACGAAGGCCGCATGGGGCGCCAACTGGATCGTCCGCCCGGAAAGTAG